A genomic segment from Ignavibacteriales bacterium encodes:
- a CDS encoding 2-phosphosulfolactate phosphatase, whose protein sequence is MKLNVFLSPVIVDELYFTSKTTVVIDVLRATSTIVTAINNGAKEVVPVASVEFAVKVSGGMFGGQILLGGERNTKKIEGFALGNSPFEYSKDVVEGKTIVFFTTNGTKSIAKAKYSENLYTCSFLNISAIAKHLITLNTDVEIVCAGRNNYFSIEDSVCAGMLISKISKVKSDSYLNDSGAAVLTLYEKYGDNLIKMMRESDHGKILLENGFEADLEYCSSIDLLDEIPAYANGVMKKLK, encoded by the coding sequence ATGAAATTAAATGTTTTTCTTTCACCGGTAATTGTTGACGAGCTTTACTTTACTAGTAAAACTACTGTTGTAATTGATGTGCTTCGTGCAACATCTACTATAGTAACAGCAATTAATAACGGCGCAAAAGAAGTTGTTCCTGTTGCCAGTGTTGAGTTTGCTGTTAAAGTTTCCGGCGGAATGTTTGGCGGGCAAATATTACTCGGAGGTGAGAGAAACACTAAAAAGATTGAAGGATTTGCACTTGGTAATTCACCTTTTGAATATTCTAAAGATGTTGTTGAAGGTAAAACAATAGTTTTCTTTACAACAAATGGAACCAAATCAATTGCAAAAGCAAAGTACTCGGAAAATTTATATACGTGCTCTTTTCTAAATATCAGCGCAATTGCAAAACATCTTATAACATTAAATACAGATGTTGAAATTGTTTGTGCCGGAAGAAATAATTATTTCTCAATTGAAGATTCTGTTTGCGCAGGAATGCTTATATCAAAAATTAGTAAAGTTAAATCAGATTCTTATTTAAATGATTCTGGTGCTGCTGTGTTAACTTTGTATGAAAAATACGGAGATAACTTGATAAAAATGATGCGCGAATCAGATCATGGAAAAATTCTTTTAGAAAACGGATTTGAAGCAGATCTTGAATATTGCAGTTCGATTGATCTGCTTGATGAAATTCCTGCTTATGCCAATGGCGTTATGAAAAAACTAAAGTAA
- the truB gene encoding tRNA pseudouridine(55) synthase TruB — protein sequence MITKQTKDPQTLDYLSGQVLLIDKPVNWTSFNVVSRIRRLTKVKKVGHAGTLDPLATGLLIVCTGKKTKEISEYQAQRKKYTGIITLGKASPSMDLASEITETVLPNDLDEEKILSVRNKFLGNIKQIPPMFSALKHKGKRLYKIAREGKEVERLPRQVEILSFEITKFDLPNLHFEIACSKGTYIRVIADDFGKELGCGGVLSLLRRTEIGDYKVEDAFNLDEFTAEFNEVQNQEIT from the coding sequence ATGATAACAAAACAAACGAAGGATCCTCAGACTCTTGATTATTTGTCCGGTCAGGTTTTGTTAATCGATAAACCTGTAAACTGGACTTCGTTTAATGTTGTCAGTCGAATTAGAAGATTAACTAAAGTTAAAAAAGTTGGGCATGCAGGGACTCTTGATCCGCTTGCGACAGGTTTATTGATTGTTTGCACTGGAAAAAAAACAAAAGAGATTTCCGAATATCAGGCGCAAAGAAAAAAATATACCGGGATAATTACTCTTGGTAAAGCTTCTCCTTCAATGGATTTGGCAAGTGAGATTACAGAAACAGTTTTACCGAACGATTTGGATGAAGAAAAAATTCTTTCTGTCCGAAATAAGTTCTTAGGAAATATTAAACAAATTCCGCCAATGTTTTCGGCACTAAAACATAAAGGTAAACGCCTTTATAAGATTGCACGAGAAGGTAAAGAAGTTGAACGTCTACCGAGACAAGTAGAAATATTATCATTTGAGATTACTAAGTTTGACTTGCCGAATCTTCATTTTGAAATAGCTTGTTCTAAAGGAACTTACATTAGAGTTATTGCGGATGATTTTGGAAAAGAACTCGGTTGCGGTGGCGTTTTAAGTTTGCTGCGAAGAACAGAAATTGGTGATTATAAAGTTGAGGATGCTTTTAATCTGGATGAGTTTACAGCAGAATTTAATGAAGTTCAAAATCAGGAAATCACTTGA
- the rpsO gene encoding 30S ribosomal protein S15, protein MTKEEKLEIISKFGKDSNDSGKSEVQIALLTKRINDLTSHFDAHKKDHHSRRGLMMMVGKRRRLLDYLIKNDIARYRAIIKELNIRK, encoded by the coding sequence ATGACAAAAGAAGAAAAACTTGAGATCATCTCAAAATTCGGAAAAGATTCAAATGATTCAGGAAAATCTGAAGTGCAGATTGCACTACTTACAAAAAGAATCAACGATCTTACTTCGCACTTTGATGCTCACAAAAAGGACCATCACTCAAGAAGAGGATTGATGATGATGGTTGGTAAGAGAAGAAGACTTCTCGATTATTTAATAAAAAATGATATTGCACGATACAGAGCGATAATCAAAGAATTGAACATAAGAAAGTAA
- a CDS encoding Rne/Rng family ribonuclease — protein sequence MIKEIIINSSSNQTRVAITEDGNLADFFVDYPENRRMVGDIYLGRVARVLPGIRAAFIDIGMKHDAFLHFSDIGDRTKQFQDMLGDEDSDVDDSDDEDLKSNRTNGNGTLAPPPTPVITKLRKGEEILVQITKEPVSNKGVRVTSSVSLPGRFCVLLPFDNKIGISKKIYDYKERRRLRNIARGILPTNYGLIIRTVAKDQTEDAVKDDLTNLVKTWKTIEAAAKSEEPPSIVHQDMSTTDSVIRDLLTPDVSKVFVDSKKLYKQIKSYVQLVQPGLLEKIDLYKSSSSIFDEFKIEEQIKTLMGRKVLLPSGGYLIIEHTEAMVVIDVNSGRYAKSKEQELNSLKTDLEAAREIARQLRLRDIGGIIVIDFIDLEEDKNRKKIYDELKKEFRRDRSKVSVLPMSDFGLVQITRQRIRQNINQAMKDVCPVCGGSGFMTKESHLVYDIEDWLKRFRKFFGGFSLIVKCHPSDASRLQDKKFTKIQFKYLVRLRIEEDTSIPMGKFRFYSKKKGVDLTEKFK from the coding sequence ATGATAAAAGAAATTATAATAAATTCATCTTCCAACCAGACGCGTGTTGCGATTACGGAAGATGGAAATTTAGCCGACTTTTTTGTTGATTATCCTGAAAACAGGAGAATGGTTGGGGATATTTATCTTGGAAGAGTTGCGCGCGTACTTCCGGGAATAAGAGCCGCTTTTATTGATATCGGAATGAAGCATGACGCATTCCTCCACTTTTCTGATATTGGTGATCGCACAAAACAATTTCAGGATATGTTAGGCGATGAGGATTCCGACGTTGATGATTCTGATGATGAAGATTTAAAATCAAATCGTACCAACGGTAACGGAACATTAGCTCCACCGCCCACACCGGTTATAACCAAACTACGTAAGGGAGAAGAAATTCTTGTTCAGATAACCAAAGAGCCGGTTAGTAATAAAGGGGTAAGGGTTACTTCTTCAGTTTCGCTTCCGGGTAGGTTTTGTGTACTACTTCCTTTCGATAACAAAATTGGCATCTCGAAAAAAATATATGATTATAAAGAGCGAAGAAGATTAAGGAATATTGCGCGGGGAATTTTACCTACAAATTATGGCCTCATTATCCGTACTGTTGCAAAAGATCAAACCGAAGATGCAGTTAAAGATGATTTAACAAATCTTGTAAAAACATGGAAGACAATTGAAGCTGCCGCCAAAAGTGAGGAGCCGCCATCAATTGTGCATCAGGATATGAGTACAACTGATAGTGTTATACGCGATCTGCTAACACCGGATGTTTCCAAAGTATTTGTTGATTCAAAAAAACTATATAAGCAAATAAAAAGTTATGTTCAGTTAGTTCAGCCAGGTTTATTAGAAAAGATCGATCTCTATAAATCCTCTTCGTCAATTTTTGATGAATTTAAAATTGAAGAACAAATAAAAACATTGATGGGCAGAAAAGTTTTACTGCCAAGCGGTGGTTATCTTATCATTGAACACACTGAAGCCATGGTTGTTATTGATGTTAATAGTGGACGTTACGCTAAAAGCAAAGAGCAAGAACTTAATTCACTCAAAACTGATCTTGAAGCTGCCCGTGAAATAGCAAGACAATTACGTTTAAGAGATATTGGTGGAATTATCGTTATAGATTTTATAGATCTTGAAGAAGATAAAAATAGAAAAAAGATTTACGACGAATTAAAAAAAGAATTTCGCAGAGATCGTTCTAAAGTTTCTGTGCTGCCAATGAGTGATTTTGGATTGGTGCAAATTACCAGACAGAGAATTCGCCAAAACATTAATCAGGCAATGAAAGATGTTTGTCCTGTTTGCGGTGGATCTGGATTTATGACAAAAGAATCTCATCTTGTTTACGATATTGAAGATTGGTTAAAGAGATTTAGGAAGTTTTTTGGAGGATTTAGTTTAATTGTTAAATGTCACCCATCTGATGCAAGCAGATTGCAGGACAAAAAATTTACAAAAATTCAGTTTAAATATTTGGTTAGATTGCGTATTGAGGAAGACACATCCATCCCAATGGGCAAGTTTAGGTTCTACTCAAAGAAAAAGGGTGTTGATTTAACAGAAAAGTTTAAATAA
- the gcvT gene encoding glycine cleavage system aminomethyltransferase GcvT, with protein sequence MKRTKFYNAHKNLGAKIVEFAGFEMPIQYSSIIAEHKAVRNSVGVFDVSHMGEVFVRGKLALDFVQHITINDASKLFPGRVQYSAMCYEDGGIVDDLLVYRISDDEFMLVINASNIDKDFEWMQLNNNFDVELTNLSDEYSLLAVQGPFSQKTLQKLTDTKITLEYYHFTKLNLAGVDMLISRTGYTGELGYELYFKGDEKTALELWDKIFEAGKEFDIQPVGLAARDSLRLEMGFCLYGNDIDQTTNPLEAGLGWITKLAQPKFIGKESLLKFKENGLTRKLVAIISDEKIFPRHGYDISINNNKIGVVTSGTVSPMLDKPIALGYVDIEHADVGSYVNFQIRGKESAAKVVRLPFVTR encoded by the coding sequence ATGAAACGTACGAAATTTTATAACGCTCATAAAAACTTAGGAGCTAAAATTGTTGAGTTTGCAGGATTCGAAATGCCGATTCAATATTCTTCAATAATTGCAGAACATAAAGCTGTCAGAAATTCAGTTGGCGTTTTTGATGTATCACACATGGGTGAAGTTTTTGTTAGAGGTAAGCTTGCTTTGGATTTTGTTCAGCACATCACAATTAATGACGCTTCAAAACTTTTTCCGGGTCGTGTACAATATTCCGCAATGTGCTATGAAGACGGCGGCATTGTTGATGATTTGCTTGTTTACAGAATATCTGACGATGAATTTATGCTTGTTATAAATGCATCAAACATAGACAAGGATTTTGAATGGATGCAACTGAATAACAACTTTGATGTTGAACTAACCAATTTAAGTGATGAATATTCCTTACTTGCCGTTCAAGGTCCATTTTCTCAAAAGACTTTACAAAAGTTAACTGATACAAAAATAACACTTGAATACTATCATTTTACAAAATTAAATCTAGCCGGTGTTGATATGTTAATATCAAGAACCGGTTATACTGGCGAACTAGGCTACGAACTTTATTTTAAAGGTGATGAAAAAACAGCGTTAGAATTATGGGATAAGATATTTGAAGCTGGAAAAGAATTTGATATTCAACCTGTAGGATTAGCTGCAAGAGATTCTTTAAGATTAGAAATGGGTTTTTGCTTGTACGGTAACGATATTGATCAGACTACAAATCCCTTAGAAGCAGGATTAGGATGGATTACAAAACTTGCACAACCAAAATTTATTGGTAAAGAATCTTTATTAAAGTTTAAAGAAAATGGGTTAACCAGAAAACTGGTTGCAATCATTTCAGATGAAAAAATATTTCCCAGACATGGTTATGATATTTCAATTAATAATAATAAAATTGGTGTTGTAACCAGCGGCACGGTTAGTCCAATGCTTGATAAGCCGATTGCCCTTGGTTATGTCGATATAGAGCACGCTGATGTTGGATCCTATGTTAACTTTCAGATCAGAGGCAAAGAATCTGCTGCAAAAGTTGTAAGACTACCATTTGTAACAAGATAA
- a CDS encoding bifunctional riboflavin kinase/FAD synthetase has protein sequence MQVFDSIKDLTKNKNTILTLGTFDGIHPGHLKIIDKLASCSKEKGCRNVVITFHPHPRTVLIEGNNVKMLTTQEERKTLLEKRGVENFLTIKFTKEFASLTAEQFIYDYLINGIGLTEIVLGHDHHFGKGRSGNVELLKKIGEKENFSVTTVDAFYINNEIVSSTKIRNAISEGNLKKANTLLGRNYSFSGTVVGGDKRGRELGYPTANIKLSSQEKLLPAIGIYAVRVLLENEKHIGLLSIGNRPTFYNAGELVTEVYIYNFDREIYGETVTIELIDRLRGEEKFNSAEDLINQMNKDKENGLKIFNELNN, from the coding sequence ATGCAAGTTTTTGATAGTATTAAAGATTTAACGAAGAATAAAAATACTATTCTTACACTTGGCACGTTTGATGGGATTCATCCCGGTCATTTAAAGATCATTGATAAATTGGCAAGCTGTTCAAAAGAAAAGGGCTGCAGAAATGTTGTTATCACATTTCACCCCCATCCAAGAACAGTGTTGATTGAGGGCAATAATGTTAAAATGTTAACCACACAGGAAGAAAGAAAAACTCTTCTTGAAAAACGTGGTGTTGAAAACTTTTTAACAATAAAATTTACTAAAGAATTTGCATCGCTTACGGCAGAACAATTTATTTATGATTATTTAATAAATGGAATTGGTTTAACGGAAATTGTTCTAGGACACGATCATCATTTTGGAAAAGGAAGAAGCGGAAACGTTGAACTGTTAAAAAAAATTGGGGAAAAAGAAAATTTTTCTGTCACAACTGTTGATGCTTTTTATATCAATAATGAAATTGTTAGCAGTACAAAAATTAGAAACGCAATTAGCGAAGGTAATCTTAAAAAAGCTAACACTTTACTCGGAAGAAATTATTCGTTCAGTGGAACGGTGGTTGGAGGCGATAAAAGGGGAAGAGAACTTGGTTATCCAACAGCAAATATAAAGTTATCATCGCAGGAAAAATTATTACCTGCAATTGGTATTTATGCTGTTAGAGTCCTTTTAGAAAATGAAAAACATATTGGACTTTTAAGTATTGGTAATCGCCCAACATTTTATAATGCAGGCGAACTTGTTACAGAAGTTTATATCTACAATTTCGATCGTGAAATTTATGGTGAAACTGTAACGATAGAATTGATTGATCGTCTTCGTGGCGAAGAGAAGTTTAATTCAGCTGAGGATTTAATCAACCAAATGAATAAAGACAAAGAAAACGGATTAAAAATTTTTAATGAACTAAATAATTGA
- the pnp gene encoding polyribonucleotide nucleotidyltransferase: MVIKKEVEIGGKLFSIETGKYAKQANGSVMVRYGDTMVLVTAVAATEAKEGLDYFPLQVEYRERTSAAGKFPGGYIKREGRPTEKEILSSRLCDRPIRPLFPPSFKNETQVVAMVVSYDGENDPDVLAACGASAALAISDIPFDGPMGEVRVGRVGGELVVNPTHEQIKLSDIELIVAGTADSIMMVEGDSKEVSEQDLLDALKFAQVEIKKIVDVQNQLKAEAGKTKWIVAEPTIDADLKKDVYGLAEAKFKEIVYSILAKEERSAKNKELSQSVKQALTEKYPEQEKVIGEILHDLEKDLMRERILKEGIRLDGRNTTQVRPITIELGNLPRTHGSALFTRGETQSLTNITLGTKSDEQTVDGLLEEYSKKFYLQYYFPPFSVGEVGRMTGVGRREIGHGNLAERSLRQVLPTDDVFPYTVRIISDILESNGSSSMATVCAGSLAMMDAGVPITKAVSGIAMGLVKEGNDYAVLSDILGNEDHLGDMDFKVAGTSDGITGFQMDIKIQGISFEIMEKALHQAKEGRMHILGKMNEAISKPKDSLSQYAPRLITMNVATDQIGLIIGPGGKTIQGMQRLFGVDINIEDDGTIHIASPNKENAQQAKEYIKKLTATPEVGEVYDGVVTKIADFGAFVEILPGKEGLLHISEIDNKRVNKVSDYLKVGDKITVKLLKVEGGKFSLSRRKLLTEAAEKEAKNNPPAEQSTN, from the coding sequence ATGGTTATTAAGAAAGAAGTTGAAATAGGTGGAAAATTATTTTCGATAGAAACAGGAAAATATGCAAAGCAAGCTAACGGATCTGTTATGGTCCGTTACGGAGATACAATGGTGTTGGTTACAGCAGTTGCTGCTACTGAAGCGAAAGAAGGATTAGATTATTTTCCATTACAGGTTGAATATCGTGAAAGGACTTCTGCTGCAGGAAAATTTCCAGGCGGATATATAAAACGCGAAGGAAGACCAACTGAAAAAGAAATCTTAAGTTCAAGGTTATGCGATAGACCAATCAGACCGTTATTCCCCCCAAGTTTTAAAAATGAAACTCAGGTTGTTGCAATGGTTGTTTCTTATGATGGTGAAAATGATCCGGATGTATTAGCGGCTTGCGGTGCTTCTGCGGCACTCGCTATTTCAGATATTCCGTTTGATGGTCCGATGGGCGAAGTAAGAGTTGGAAGAGTTGGCGGTGAGCTTGTAGTTAATCCAACTCACGAACAAATTAAATTAAGTGATATTGAACTTATTGTTGCAGGTACTGCTGATTCTATAATGATGGTTGAAGGTGATTCGAAAGAAGTTAGCGAACAGGATTTACTTGATGCTTTAAAATTTGCGCAAGTTGAAATCAAAAAAATTGTTGATGTTCAAAATCAATTAAAAGCAGAAGCAGGAAAAACCAAATGGATTGTTGCTGAACCAACAATTGATGCTGATCTTAAAAAAGATGTTTATGGTTTGGCTGAAGCAAAGTTTAAGGAAATTGTTTATTCGATTCTTGCAAAGGAAGAAAGATCTGCAAAAAACAAAGAACTTTCTCAATCTGTAAAACAAGCACTTACAGAAAAATATCCTGAGCAAGAAAAAGTTATTGGCGAAATTCTTCACGATTTAGAAAAAGATCTTATGCGTGAAAGAATTTTAAAAGAAGGTATTCGTCTTGATGGAAGAAATACAACTCAAGTCCGCCCAATAACAATTGAACTTGGAAATTTACCAAGGACACACGGCTCAGCATTATTTACACGCGGTGAAACACAAAGCTTAACTAATATTACACTTGGCACAAAAAGCGATGAACAGACTGTTGATGGTCTGTTGGAAGAGTACAGCAAGAAATTCTACCTTCAATATTATTTCCCACCATTTAGTGTGGGTGAAGTTGGTAGAATGACAGGCGTTGGCAGAAGAGAAATCGGTCATGGCAATCTTGCGGAAAGATCTTTAAGACAAGTATTACCAACCGATGATGTATTCCCATATACGGTACGAATTATTTCTGATATACTTGAATCAAATGGTTCATCATCAATGGCAACTGTTTGTGCAGGTTCGCTTGCAATGATGGATGCAGGTGTTCCAATTACAAAAGCAGTTTCCGGAATTGCAATGGGATTGGTTAAAGAAGGAAATGATTATGCTGTTCTATCAGATATACTTGGAAATGAAGACCACCTTGGTGATATGGATTTCAAAGTTGCTGGTACAAGTGATGGTATAACCGGATTCCAGATGGATATTAAAATTCAGGGAATCTCTTTTGAAATTATGGAGAAAGCCCTTCATCAGGCAAAAGAAGGAAGAATGCATATTCTAGGTAAGATGAATGAAGCAATCAGCAAACCAAAAGATTCATTATCACAGTATGCTCCAAGATTAATAACCATGAATGTTGCAACTGATCAGATTGGATTAATCATTGGACCTGGTGGAAAAACAATTCAAGGAATGCAAAGATTATTTGGTGTTGATATAAATATCGAAGATGATGGAACAATACACATTGCTTCACCAAATAAAGAAAACGCACAACAGGCAAAAGAGTACATCAAAAAATTAACTGCTACTCCGGAAGTCGGAGAAGTTTATGATGGTGTTGTTACAAAGATTGCTGATTTTGGTGCTTTTGTAGAAATTCTTCCCGGTAAAGAAGGATTACTGCATATTTCTGAAATTGATAACAAGCGCGTAAATAAGGTTTCTGATTACCTGAAAGTTGGAGATAAAATAACCGTTAAACTTCTTAAAGTTGAAGGCGGCAAATTCTCTTTAAGCAGAAGAAAGTTATTAACTGAAGCTGCTGAAAAAGAAGCTAAAAACAACCCTCCAGCAGAGCAATCAACTAATTAG
- the fsa gene encoding fructose-6-phosphate aldolase, translating to MKFFIDTANINEIKEAATLGILDGVTTNPSLVSKEGKDFRKLLDEILAIVDGPVSAEVISTDYEGILKEAYDLAKIHKNIVVKVPLIKEGLKAVRTLTSENIKTNVTLCFSASQALLAAKAGATYISPFVGRLDDISTNGMDLIAQIVQIYKNYDYKTEVLVASIRHPLHLVEAALMGADVCTMPFPVIDKLFNHPLTDLGLEKFLSDWKKTQSK from the coding sequence GTGAAATTTTTTATCGATACAGCAAACATAAATGAAATAAAAGAAGCAGCCACACTTGGTATTCTTGATGGAGTTACAACCAATCCTTCACTTGTTTCAAAAGAAGGAAAAGATTTTAGAAAATTACTTGATGAAATATTAGCAATCGTTGATGGCCCCGTTAGCGCTGAAGTTATTTCCACGGATTATGAGGGGATCTTAAAGGAAGCATACGATCTTGCAAAAATCCATAAAAATATTGTGGTTAAAGTTCCTTTAATTAAAGAAGGATTAAAAGCCGTTCGTACTTTAACTTCAGAAAATATCAAAACAAATGTAACGCTCTGTTTTTCTGCATCGCAGGCATTACTTGCTGCTAAAGCTGGTGCAACTTATATCAGCCCATTTGTCGGCAGGCTTGATGATATTAGTACTAATGGCATGGATTTAATCGCTCAGATCGTTCAGATTTATAAAAATTATGATTACAAAACAGAAGTTCTTGTTGCAAGTATAAGACATCCACTACATCTTGTTGAAGCTGCTTTAATGGGTGCTGATGTTTGTACAATGCCATTTCCTGTAATTGATAAATTGTTTAACCATCCTCTTACAGATTTAGGATTAGAAAAATTCTTAAGTGATTGGAAAAAAACTCAAAGCAAATAA
- a CDS encoding DNA translocase FtsK 4TM domain-containing protein, with protein MALKKKKSVKEKNGKSSSTKNYFILTPENKKQIFGIFLLIISVILFLSVVTFDRRDEASLTTFFSDFFTSFDKKIDIQNWLGVTGAHLSVFLVKATLGYFSITIPIVLFLWGISFFKKIDFKFRLHVSNFLLLGSIIAAAFFGVLRVNYGILSDTYELSGFIGGHLGNFLSGLIGGIGGILVLGFGFVTLLIFALDVDIKNMLHFLKNVFSFSDGETEEEDKKENDAVDSKEKLEKIKKLSGDKKKKKEKTTAEELSAAELMEKETEEQTRIRIIRKDDVPVSAAENEVLNEEVKKVNIEKTGELPERKEKTEAEEEQKLPNQWEEKIDYKMPGLDLLDAAPEENYQVAEEELTNNAGLLKEKLKLFDIEIKDISVTPGPVVTLYEIVPAPGVKISKIVGLENDIALALAARGIRIIAPIPGKGAIGVEIPNAIASLVNARAVLGRINESDAELPLALGKTISGDVYVADLAKMPHLLIAGSTGSGKSVGINMIVSSLLYTKHPSEVKFVMVDPKKIELSFYNKLRKHYLAVSPDLDEEIITNPQNAILALKSAEYEMERRYDKLAKAGVRNIVDYNKKVKDPKTRPHDTDKIKHHPIPYIIVIVDELADLMITAGKEVEEPITRLAQLARAVGIHLVLATQRPSVNVITGVIKANFSSRIAYQVATKIDSRTILDMNGAEQLLGRGDMLFLPTGSPKPIRVQNAFISTDEVEKITNFVYAQPSYSKPYFLPSLYDKKKETSSGVSSDLDPMFEDAAKVIVRHQQGSVSLLQRRLKLGYSRAARIVDQLEEAGIVGPNDGSKARSVLVENEEQLETILRNL; from the coding sequence ATGGCACTTAAAAAGAAAAAAAGCGTTAAAGAAAAAAACGGAAAGAGTAGTTCAACCAAAAACTATTTTATTTTAACGCCCGAAAATAAAAAGCAGATATTTGGAATATTCCTTCTGATTATTTCTGTTATTCTTTTTTTAAGTGTAGTTACATTCGATAGAAGAGACGAAGCTAGCCTCACAACTTTTTTTTCAGATTTTTTTACTTCTTTTGATAAAAAAATTGATATTCAAAACTGGCTTGGAGTAACAGGTGCTCATTTATCAGTCTTTCTTGTAAAAGCTACTCTGGGATACTTTTCTATAACAATTCCTATCGTACTTTTTTTATGGGGAATTTCATTCTTCAAAAAAATCGATTTCAAATTTCGTTTGCACGTTTCAAATTTCTTATTACTCGGTTCAATTATTGCAGCTGCATTTTTTGGTGTGCTGCGGGTTAATTATGGTATTCTCTCAGACACATATGAACTTTCTGGGTTTATTGGTGGTCATCTTGGTAATTTTTTAAGCGGATTGATTGGTGGTATTGGAGGTATTTTAGTTCTTGGGTTTGGCTTTGTAACGCTATTGATTTTTGCACTTGATGTTGATATTAAAAACATGCTTCATTTCCTTAAAAATGTATTTTCATTTAGTGATGGAGAGACAGAAGAAGAGGATAAAAAAGAAAACGATGCAGTTGATTCAAAAGAAAAGCTTGAAAAAATTAAAAAACTAAGTGGCGATAAAAAGAAAAAGAAGGAAAAAACAACGGCTGAAGAACTATCTGCCGCCGAACTGATGGAAAAAGAAACTGAAGAACAAACACGCATTAGAATTATTCGTAAAGATGATGTTCCGGTTTCCGCTGCTGAAAATGAAGTGCTCAATGAAGAAGTAAAAAAAGTTAATATAGAGAAAACCGGCGAACTTCCTGAAAGAAAAGAAAAAACTGAAGCGGAAGAAGAACAAAAACTTCCAAATCAATGGGAAGAAAAGATTGATTATAAAATGCCGGGTCTTGATTTGCTTGATGCTGCACCGGAAGAAAACTATCAAGTTGCAGAAGAAGAACTAACAAACAATGCTGGACTGCTAAAAGAAAAATTAAAACTTTTTGATATTGAAATTAAAGATATTTCTGTTACTCCAGGGCCGGTAGTTACGTTATATGAAATTGTTCCTGCGCCAGGTGTTAAAATCAGTAAGATAGTTGGATTAGAAAATGATATCGCTCTCGCGCTTGCTGCACGTGGAATCCGTATTATCGCACCAATTCCGGGTAAAGGCGCAATTGGTGTAGAAATTCCAAATGCAATTGCATCACTTGTAAACGCTCGCGCTGTTCTCGGAAGAATTAATGAATCTGATGCAGAGTTGCCGCTTGCACTTGGTAAAACAATTAGTGGTGATGTTTATGTTGCTGATCTTGCAAAAATGCCGCACTTGCTTATTGCCGGATCAACCGGTTCCGGGAAAAGTGTTGGAATAAATATGATAGTTAGCAGCCTGCTTTACACAAAGCATCCTTCAGAAGTAAAGTTCGTAATGGTTGATCCCAAAAAGATTGAACTATCTTTTTATAACAAACTGCGCAAACATTATTTAGCTGTTTCTCCGGATTTGGATGAAGAGATAATTACAAATCCGCAAAACGCAATCTTAGCATTAAAGAGTGCTGAATACGAAATGGAAAGACGTTACGATAAACTTGCAAAAGCTGGTGTACGTAACATTGTTGATTACAATAAAAAAGTAAAAGATCCCAAAACCAGACCGCATGATACTGATAAGATAAAACATCATCCTATTCCATACATAATTGTAATTGTGGATGAGCTTGCAGATTTAATGATAACAGCAGGCAAAGAGGTTGAAGAGCCAATTACAAGATTAGCACAACTTGCGCGTGCAGTTGGGATTCATCTTGTCCTTGCAACGCAACGTCCATCAGTAAATGTTATAACAGGAGTTATCAAAGCAAACTTCAGTTCAAGAATTGCTTATCAAGTTGCAACAAAAATTGATTCACGTACAATACTCGATATGAATGGTGCAGAACAACTTCTTGGAAGAGGCGATATGCTTTTCCTTCCAACAGGCTCGCCCAAACCGATTCGTGTACAAAATGCTTTTATCTCAACCGATGAAGTTGAAAAAATAACAAACTTTGTTTATGCACAGCCATCTTATTCTAAGCCATATTTTTTGCCTTCTTTATATGATAAGAAAAAAGAAACTTCAAGCGGCGTTTCATCTGATTTAGATCCGATGTTTGAAGATGCGGCAAAAGTAATTGTGCGTCATCAACAGGGTTCTGTTTCTTTGTTGCAGCGCAGATTAAAACTTGGTTACTCACGTGCTGCAAGAATTGTGGATCAGCTTGAGGAAGCCGGAATTGTTGGTCCAAATGATGGCAGTAAAGCGCGCTCAGTTCTTGTAGAAAACGAAGAACAGCTTGAAACAATTCTGCGCAATCTGTAG